The following are encoded in a window of Peromyscus eremicus chromosome 12, PerEre_H2_v1, whole genome shotgun sequence genomic DNA:
- the LOC131922558 gene encoding large ribosomal subunit protein eL30, giving the protein MVAAKKTKKSLESINSRLQLVMKSGKYVLGYKQTLKMIRQGKAKLVILANNCPALRKSEIEYYAMLAKTGVHHYSGNNIELGTACGKYYRVCTLAIIDPGDSDIIRSMPEQTGEK; this is encoded by the coding sequence atggtggcTGCAAAGAAGACGAAAAAGTCTCTGGAGTCGATCAACTCTAGGCTCCAACTTGTCATGAAAAGTGGAAAGTACGTGCTGGGGTACAAACAGACTCTGAAGATGATCAGACAGGGCAAAGCGAAATTGGTTATCCTCGCCAACAACTGTCCAGCTTTGAGGAAATCTGAAATAGAATACTATGCCATGTTGGCTAAAACTGGTGTTCATCACTACAGTGGCAATAACATTGAATTGGGCACAGCATGTGGAAAATACTACAGAGTATGCACACTGGCTATCATTGACCCAGGTGATTCTGATATTATTAGAAGCATGCCAGAACAGACTGGTGAAAAGTAA